A genomic window from Pseudocitrobacter corydidari includes:
- a CDS encoding glycosyltransferase family 2 protein, translating into MQNLNNSLVSIIMPIYNGEAYIHDSISSVKKQSYDNWELIIIDDHSNDASLQIAQKYAEQDERVKVFQTEMLCSGAAKARNLGVQYCTGRYIAFLDCDDYWSANKIQLQIALMKEHNANFCYGSYAIFSGHVNNLIGEFRPQSLISYSKLLRGCDIGCLTVMYDSYALGKHFFPMVDKEDYALWLKILKSEHARVVLCESIIAFYRVSSESLSSNKWRELVRQYNVYRRVEGIGVLKSLFYLSCYACYGLKKHYINYRGK; encoded by the coding sequence ATGCAAAATTTAAATAATTCATTAGTTTCAATTATTATGCCTATATATAATGGTGAGGCCTATATTCATGATTCTATATCATCAGTTAAAAAACAAAGTTATGATAATTGGGAGTTAATAATTATTGATGATCATTCAAATGACGCAAGTTTACAAATAGCGCAAAAATATGCAGAGCAAGATGAAAGGGTCAAAGTATTTCAAACAGAGATGCTTTGTAGTGGAGCTGCAAAAGCAAGAAATTTGGGAGTTCAATATTGTACTGGTCGATATATAGCATTTCTAGATTGTGATGACTATTGGTCTGCTAATAAAATTCAGTTGCAAATAGCATTGATGAAAGAACATAATGCTAATTTTTGTTATGGGTCTTATGCTATATTTTCTGGTCATGTAAACAACCTCATTGGCGAATTTCGGCCACAATCACTAATAAGTTACAGCAAATTGCTTAGGGGATGTGATATTGGTTGCTTGACCGTAATGTATGATTCATATGCCTTGGGGAAACATTTTTTTCCTATGGTTGATAAAGAAGATTATGCTCTTTGGTTAAAAATACTTAAGTCTGAGCATGCCAGAGTAGTGCTCTGTGAAAGTATTATTGCTTTTTATCGAGTGTCTTCAGAATCACTCTCGTCTAATAAATGGAGGGAGTTAGTACGGCAATATAATGTTTATCGCAGGGTTGAAGGTATTGGAGTGCTCAAGTCTCTATTTTATTTATCCTGTTATGCGTGCTATGGATTGAAAAAACATTACATAAATTATAGAGGTAAATAA
- a CDS encoding lipid II flippase family protein: MNLILNNWYLYVIPFLYGMMLLIEFISQYSRVAGYFIDKNAIAYSLQNTTFTLTRFFSVLLMPLIGLMVDSGYTPSIFIVCVLLSFYFAAILGGGVYFLRKPICNFYIRFIINYVNGRGIFHSFFRSISNSKVEGIKVDISDIDNFKVDYKYFFIACFVYSIHAIGIFMTFYFALISPSHKIMITQMSGVINAFATLLLTFKIDPALSVAIERRYNFISAFMSIFYARIFVFSVIAPAIFLLLYKATV; the protein is encoded by the coding sequence ATGAATTTGATCTTAAATAATTGGTACTTATATGTCATTCCCTTTTTATATGGCATGATGCTGCTCATTGAGTTCATATCACAATATAGTCGAGTGGCTGGATATTTTATTGATAAAAATGCAATAGCCTATTCTTTGCAGAATACTACTTTTACTTTAACACGTTTCTTCTCTGTATTGCTGATGCCTCTGATTGGTCTTATGGTCGATAGTGGTTATACACCTTCTATCTTCATAGTATGTGTGCTCTTATCTTTCTACTTTGCGGCTATCTTAGGTGGTGGAGTATATTTCTTACGTAAACCAATTTGCAACTTTTATATAAGATTCATTATAAACTATGTCAATGGTAGAGGGATCTTTCATTCGTTTTTCAGGTCTATTTCCAATAGTAAAGTGGAAGGAATAAAAGTTGATATTTCAGATATAGATAACTTTAAAGTTGATTATAAATATTTCTTTATTGCATGCTTTGTTTATTCTATTCATGCTATAGGGATCTTCATGACTTTTTATTTTGCTCTAATATCGCCTAGTCATAAAATAATGATTACGCAAATGTCTGGTGTTATAAATGCCTTTGCAACTTTATTATTAACTTTTAAAATTGATCCTGCGCTTTCGGTAGCCATTGAGAGGCGTTATAATTTTATTTCTGCTTTTATGTCAATATTTTATGCTCGAATTTTTGTATTCTCAGTTATTGCGCCGGCTATATTTTTATTACTCTATAAGGCAACTGTTTAA